In Labrus bergylta chromosome 1, fLabBer1.1, whole genome shotgun sequence, one genomic interval encodes:
- the LOC109998812 gene encoding uncharacterized protein, with amino-acid sequence MPELLTAVQILASSTAEIAAASVGDSNLVKADKGLDTTWATTQPEAPDATTKVEDEEATEEAAADVNEEELESVVDAKAPAAEAQTEEETDTPVADSAEGEEAVACLLEELTTPAPTLEEQGEVEAEGQALVPEAALEEAISFTDASLEDSAPVEEAPTTEEAASYAEAAPVDETSTAASSLEEAPAEAPSEETVEVLETQSEDAPVVNTIQLAAASSGSFLEAVSASEPECAEEASEHEAGHCHSCHSAPSSAEEVAPPAAYRGHPAVDGSDDMTHETNEAESLAEGQTTETMVVVTAQS; translated from the coding sequence ATGCCAGAGCTGCTCACAGCGGTGCAGATCTTGGCCAGTTCTACAGCTGAGATTGCAGCAGCTTCTGTTGGGGATTCCAATCTAGTGAAAGCTGATAAAGGTCTTGACACCACATGGGCGACGACACAGCCAGAGGCCCCAGATGCCACCACAAAGGTGGAGGATGAAGAAGCGACTGAGGAGGCAGCTGCTGATGTGAAcgaggaggagctggagtcTGTGGTTGATGCAAAAGCTCCAGCTGCTGAAGCACAGActgaggaggagacagacacGCCTGTCGCAGATTCAGCCGAGGGGGAGGAGGCAGTTGCATGTCTCCTCGAGGAACTTACAACCCCAGCACCAACATtggaggagcagggtgaggtTGAGGCTGAAGGTCAGGCTCTCGTCCCTGAAGCTGCTCTAGAGGAGGCGATCTCCTTCACAGACGCCTCACTGGAAGATTCTGCCCCTGTAGAGGAAGCTCCAACCACTGAGGAGGCAGCCAGTTATGCTGAAGCAGCTCCAGTGGATGAAACATCAACTGCTGCCAGTTCATTGGAGGAGGCACCAGCTGAAGCTCCATCAGAGGAGACCGTTGAAGTTCTGGAGACACAGAGTGAAGATGCACCAGTTGTGAACACGATTCAGCTTGCAGCAGCCTCCTCTGGCTCCTTCCTGGAGGCCGTTTCAGCGTCTGAACCAGAGTGTGCAGAAGAGGCTTCAGAACATGAGGCCGGGCACTGCCACTCCTGCCACTCTGCTCCATCTTCAGCAGAGGAGGTGGCGCCACCTGCTGCTTATAGAGGGCATCCAGCAGTTGATGGTTCTGACGATATGACGCATGAGACAAATGAGGCAGAGTCACTGGCGGAAGGACAAA